A window of Fragaria vesca subsp. vesca linkage group LG7, FraVesHawaii_1.0, whole genome shotgun sequence contains these coding sequences:
- the LOC101293356 gene encoding uncharacterized protein LOC101293356, protein MHTASEARSEKWRGSVGGIVEAPIEKVWSMVSQTKRLAEWMPMVERCTDLAGEEGVPGYVRLVSGFMFPQEDGERSWIKEKLVSIDIPQHRYVYKLEASNVGLDGSVNSVKLVDYGNDSTLVDWSYELDPLQGTCEDSIIDYLGFLYKSCINRIEGAIEASSKVSVAGSRFN, encoded by the exons ATGCATACT GCCTCCGAGGCTAGAAGTGAGAAATGGCGTGGATCAGTTGGCGGGATTGTTGAAGCTCCCATAGAAAAAGTCTGGTCCATGGTGTCACAAACCAAAAGACTAGCAGAATGGATGCCGATGGTTGAGCGCTGCACCGATTTAGCTGGAGAGGAAGGTGTTCCTGGTTATGTTCGACTAGTCTCCGGCTTCATGTTCCCCCAAGAAGATGGAGAAAGGTCATGGATCAAAGAGAAGCTGGTGTCCATAGATATACCACAGCATAGATATGTTTACAAATTGGAGGCAAGCAATGTAGGATTAGATGGGTCTGTCAATTCAGTTAAGCTTGTAGATTATGGGAATGATTCGACACTAGTCGATTGGTCATATGAGCTAGACCCCTTACAAGGCACATGTGAGGATAGCATTATAGACTATCTGGGATTTCTATACAAATCTTGTATTAACAGGATTGAGGGTGCTATAGAAGCATCCAGCAAAGTCTCAGTAGCAGGGTCACGGTTTAACTAG